Proteins found in one Clostridium kluyveri DSM 555 genomic segment:
- the folE gene encoding GTP cyclohydrolase I FolE, which translates to MDENKIKDAVRMIIEAIGENPEREGLAETPDRIARMYTEIFSGLKEKPEEHLKKVFTVNNDDIVLEKDIQFYSMCEHHFMPFYGKTHVAYIPNGKVVGLSKLARTVEVFAKRLQLQERMTVQIADSIMDYLKVKGVMVVIEAEHMCMTMRGIKKPGSKTVTVATRGIFKNKIEFRNQVYEMIKMK; encoded by the coding sequence ATGGATGAAAACAAGATTAAAGATGCTGTAAGAATGATTATAGAAGCTATAGGAGAAAATCCTGAAAGAGAGGGACTTGCAGAAACCCCTGATAGGATTGCCAGAATGTATACTGAAATATTTTCCGGGCTAAAAGAAAAGCCAGAAGAACATTTAAAGAAAGTATTTACTGTAAATAATGATGATATTGTGTTAGAAAAAGACATTCAATTTTATTCTATGTGTGAACACCATTTTATGCCTTTTTATGGAAAAACACATGTAGCATATATACCCAATGGTAAAGTTGTTGGATTAAGTAAGTTGGCAAGAACCGTGGAGGTATTTGCAAAAAGACTTCAACTTCAAGAAAGAATGACTGTTCAAATTGCAGATTCAATAATGGATTATCTGAAAGTAAAAGGAGTTATGGTTGTTATAGAAGCAGAACATATGTGTATGACTATGAGAGGAATAAAAAAACCAGGAAGTAAAACTGTTACAGTTGCTACCAGAGGAATATTTAAAAATAAAATTGAATTTAGAAATCAAGTTTATGAAATGATAAAAATGAAATAA
- a CDS encoding FeoA family protein produces the protein MLKLNNVPTGNYVIIDNLLSTGMLRERMLALGLTKGTTIEVVRKGPSGDPTVYNIRGAMIALRSEESSLILVDLKKILYKNNLSSEIRTNII, from the coding sequence ATGTTAAAACTTAATAATGTACCTACAGGAAATTATGTTATAATTGATAATTTATTATCCACTGGAATGTTAAGAGAAAGAATGCTTGCACTTGGTTTAACTAAAGGTACTACAATAGAGGTAGTAAGAAAAGGTCCCTCTGGTGATCCTACTGTCTATAACATCAGAGGTGCAATGATAGCTCTTAGGAGCGAAGAATCATCCTTGATTTTAGTGGATTTAAAAAAAATTTTATACAAGAACAACCTATCTTCTGAAATCAGAACAAATATTATATAG
- the feoB gene encoding ferrous iron transport protein B, whose amino-acid sequence MGLTFQSTQNNSLSDLFEIEKEEGQYVIALAGNPNTGKSTVFNALTGLHQHTGNWPGKTVVNARGKFTHNGKENILVDLPGTYSLFASSTEEEVARDFICFGNSDAVIVVTDATCLERNLNLVYQIMEITNNVVLCINLIDEAKKKNIIIDAKGIEQELGIPVVLCAARSGLGIEELKETVHKVIIGKITPIPKIVIYEDYIEERIKSIQPFIDKKINYTSSRWLALRFVDGDTKLIDFLSNNIDNESLKELLKMINSSTTYDDKLNIRDNISNNIYKKAEEISYKYIKENKAKINRDRLIDNYITSKIFGIPLMLLTLAIVFWITIAGANVPSAMIADLLFSIQDKLTLWFNNINAPQWLHGVLILGLYRTLAWVISVMLPPMAIFFPLFTILEDLGYLPRVAFNLDHLFKKACAHGKQCLTMCMGFGCNAAGIISCRIIESPRERLIAILTNNLVPCNGRFPTLIAISSIFLVVTNSNNTSFLPAVAITALVVIGIFITLLVSYMLSKTILKGVPSSFTLELPPYRVPQIGRVLYTSIIDRTIFVLWRAIVVAAPAGAIIWILSNIYIGNLSIVGHIAAFLDPFSKLIGLDGFILMAFILGLPANEIVLPVLLMCYLSTGSLIEFESIESLKKILLNHGWTYLTALNTMLFSLLHWPCATTLLTIKKETGSLKWTALAALIPTSIAIIVCFMTTIIFKILNLS is encoded by the coding sequence ATGGGTTTAACATTTCAATCTACTCAAAATAACTCTTTATCAGACTTATTTGAAATTGAAAAAGAGGAAGGTCAATATGTTATTGCTCTTGCCGGTAACCCCAATACCGGTAAAAGTACAGTCTTTAATGCCCTTACGGGACTTCATCAACATACTGGTAACTGGCCTGGAAAAACAGTAGTAAATGCAAGAGGGAAATTTACACATAATGGTAAAGAAAATATATTAGTAGATCTTCCTGGAACCTATTCACTTTTTGCATCTTCTACAGAAGAGGAAGTAGCAAGAGATTTTATATGCTTTGGCAATTCTGATGCAGTAATAGTAGTCACAGATGCAACCTGCCTTGAAAGAAACCTAAATCTCGTTTATCAAATAATGGAAATTACTAACAATGTGGTCCTTTGTATCAATCTTATAGACGAAGCAAAAAAGAAAAATATTATTATTGACGCCAAAGGAATAGAACAGGAACTAGGTATCCCTGTAGTTTTATGTGCTGCTAGAAGTGGCCTAGGTATAGAAGAATTAAAAGAAACAGTTCACAAAGTTATTATAGGTAAAATTACACCTATACCTAAAATAGTAATATATGAAGATTACATTGAGGAAAGAATTAAGTCTATACAACCTTTCATTGATAAAAAAATAAATTATACAAGCTCAAGATGGCTTGCTTTAAGATTTGTAGATGGTGATACAAAATTAATAGATTTCCTCTCTAATAATATAGATAATGAATCTTTAAAAGAACTATTAAAAATGATAAATTCATCTACTACATATGATGATAAGCTAAACATAAGAGATAATATTTCAAATAATATTTATAAAAAAGCAGAAGAAATAAGTTATAAATATATAAAAGAAAATAAAGCTAAAATAAATAGAGACAGGTTGATTGATAACTACATTACTTCAAAAATTTTTGGTATTCCACTAATGCTTTTAACTTTAGCAATAGTGTTTTGGATTACTATTGCTGGAGCTAATGTACCTTCTGCCATGATAGCAGACTTACTCTTTAGCATACAAGATAAGCTCACCTTATGGTTTAACAATATAAATGCCCCCCAATGGCTTCATGGAGTTCTAATACTTGGACTTTATAGAACTCTAGCTTGGGTTATATCTGTCATGCTTCCTCCAATGGCAATATTTTTCCCTTTATTTACAATACTTGAGGATTTAGGGTATCTGCCGCGAGTGGCCTTTAATCTTGATCATCTATTTAAGAAAGCTTGTGCTCATGGTAAACAGTGTTTAACAATGTGTATGGGATTTGGATGTAATGCAGCCGGTATAATATCCTGCAGAATAATAGAATCTCCAAGAGAACGTCTTATAGCAATTTTAACTAACAACTTAGTTCCATGCAATGGAAGATTTCCTACTTTAATAGCTATATCTAGTATATTCCTTGTTGTTACAAACAGTAACAATACAAGTTTTTTACCCGCAGTAGCTATAACAGCATTAGTTGTCATAGGTATATTTATAACTCTATTAGTGTCTTATATGCTGTCCAAAACTATATTAAAAGGAGTTCCTTCCAGTTTTACTTTGGAACTTCCCCCTTATAGAGTACCTCAAATAGGTAGGGTTTTATATACTTCCATAATCGACAGAACTATATTTGTACTCTGGAGAGCCATAGTAGTTGCTGCTCCAGCTGGTGCTATAATTTGGATACTTAGCAATATATATATTGGTAACTTAAGCATTGTAGGTCATATTGCTGCCTTTCTAGATCCTTTTTCTAAGCTTATTGGTCTTGATGGATTTATATTAATGGCATTTATATTAGGATTACCTGCCAACGAAATAGTACTTCCAGTATTATTAATGTGCTATTTATCAACTGGTTCTCTCATTGAATTTGAAAGTATAGAATCTTTAAAAAAAATATTATTAAATCATGGTTGGACTTATCTTACAGCACTTAATACTATGTTGTTTAGCTTACTGCACTGGCCATGTGCTACCACTCTTTTAACTATAAAGAAGGAGACAGGAAGTTTAAAATGGACAGCACTAGCAGCACTTATCCCAACTAGCATAGCAATTATTGTGTGTTTCATGACAACTATAATATTTAAAATTTTAAATTTAAGTTAG
- a CDS encoding PH domain-containing protein, with protein sequence MKIYKSAKGIGVYIILGVSILYNSLLIFLIHYVDSYEISILLKFTLIAINLYQLYYIIVCGTLKYFIDTENLYITSILKLKNEKISFDNIQMYQKSKGRIKGVKVSGYGKNKFAIGKSFIHKIGNTQMFVTSTENVIYLKTDTTSYALSPENFYEFEMELNRRNIFYSEWENKLSKIVNPSRKQKFFIPFVITAIIIILITLEPIILYLHGNLPDKMPLSFRPNFTTVEFGTGRQFAFKQMSYGLLNMGVLFCMYYAGHIYSRYDEKYSYKFLYAALIVSIIFLVMQIKIIYTFR encoded by the coding sequence GTGAAAATTTATAAGTCAGCAAAAGGGATAGGGGTATACATTATATTGGGTGTGTCTATTTTATATAATAGTTTATTAATATTTTTAATACATTATGTAGATTCTTATGAGATATCCATTCTTTTAAAATTCACTTTAATAGCCATTAATCTATATCAGTTATATTATATTATAGTCTGTGGAACATTAAAATATTTTATAGATACAGAAAATTTATATATAACTAGCATTTTAAAACTTAAAAATGAAAAAATTTCTTTTGATAATATTCAAATGTATCAGAAGTCAAAGGGTAGAATTAAGGGAGTAAAGGTATCGGGATATGGTAAAAATAAATTTGCCATAGGTAAATCCTTTATTCATAAAATAGGTAATACGCAGATGTTTGTCACTTCAACTGAAAATGTTATATATTTAAAAACAGACACAACAAGTTATGCTTTGTCCCCGGAAAATTTTTATGAATTTGAAATGGAGTTGAATAGAAGAAATATATTTTATTCAGAATGGGAAAACAAATTAAGTAAAATTGTTAATCCAAGTAGAAAACAAAAGTTCTTTATACCATTTGTAATTACTGCTATAATTATAATTTTAATTACTTTAGAACCAATAATATTATATCTTCATGGAAATTTACCTGATAAAATGCCTCTTAGTTTTCGGCCTAATTTTACGACCGTAGAATTTGGGACAGGTAGGCAGTTTGCATTTAAACAAATGAGTTATGGTCTCTTAAACATGGGGGTATTGTTTTGTATGTATTATGCAGGACATATTTATTCTAGATATGATGAAAAATATTCTTATAAGTTTTTATATGCAGCATTGATAGTTTCAATAATTTTTTTAGTTATGCAGATAAAGATAATTTATACATTTAGATAA
- a CDS encoding zinc ribbon domain-containing protein, with the protein MLDLLVEIQDNKEIIKKCKKELKIDLGIHSMKKIKNEFEQEKEKYKSIDTKLKENKIEIENVENKLNIIKQEITSEEDKLYRNLKYDLKLINSLEKSIELKVSKMKELEEKNLKLLYEEEELLQQKGCSGKRLITLKADFHKNKKTSSEKIIKIKQNIEKAQQNILDIEKRIPKELLDKFNQLSSIKGTGAARLSEGVCLGCKMKVSAMTIDNVKNHRGIVYCDNCGRIISCNKIS; encoded by the coding sequence ATGCTGGATTTGCTCGTTGAAATTCAAGATAATAAGGAAATAATAAAGAAATGTAAAAAAGAATTAAAAATTGATTTAGGTATTCATTCTATGAAAAAAATAAAGAATGAATTTGAACAGGAAAAAGAAAAATATAAATCTATAGATACTAAACTAAAAGAAAATAAAATAGAAATAGAAAATGTTGAAAATAAACTGAATATTATTAAGCAAGAAATAACTTCTGAAGAGGATAAATTATATAGAAATTTAAAATATGATTTGAAATTGATTAATTCGTTGGAAAAATCTATTGAATTAAAAGTAAGTAAAATGAAAGAATTAGAGGAGAAAAATCTAAAACTATTATATGAAGAGGAAGAGTTGTTACAACAAAAGGGATGTAGTGGGAAAAGACTAATTACTCTCAAAGCTGATTTTCATAAAAACAAAAAAACCAGTAGTGAAAAAATAATTAAAATTAAACAAAATATAGAAAAAGCTCAGCAGAATATTCTCGATATTGAGAAGCGGATTCCAAAGGAATTGTTGGATAAGTTTAATCAGCTATCCTCTATTAAAGGAACAGGGGCTGCCAGATTATCAGAGGGGGTATGTTTGGGGTGTAAAATGAAAGTATCTGCTATGACTATAGATAATGTAAAAAATCATAGAGGTATAGTTTACTGTGATAACTGTGGAAGGATAATAAGTTGTAATAAAATATCTTAA
- a CDS encoding Nif3-like dinuclear metal center hexameric protein codes for MYLRVEDIHNIIEKYAPSILKESYDNVGLMVGDMKSEVTSILIALDCTLEVIEEAKQNKCNLILTHHPLLFKRPDSVTTDTLTGRKIIELIRNNINLYSAHTNLDSVKGGINDIIMELLQLTCCHIIDPSEIKNYGEDHCGIGRISELKVPITLGELCDKVKNNLNISTLRYSGSESQIINKIAVINGSGESYFNSAKLLGVECIITGDTTYHYVSDFQEEGIAVIDAGHFETEWPAMRKIAEVLMQKIEFDGFCNTVILSKVNRSPYKYK; via the coding sequence ATGTATTTAAGGGTAGAAGATATACATAATATAATAGAAAAATATGCTCCGTCTATACTTAAAGAAAGTTATGATAATGTAGGGCTCATGGTAGGAGACATGAAGAGTGAAGTAACTTCTATATTGATAGCTTTAGATTGTACTTTAGAGGTAATAGAAGAAGCAAAACAAAATAAGTGTAATCTCATACTTACCCATCATCCGTTATTGTTTAAAAGGCCAGATAGTGTAACTACAGATACTTTAACTGGCAGGAAGATAATAGAGTTAATAAGAAATAACATAAATCTATATTCTGCTCATACTAATCTGGACTCTGTAAAAGGAGGGATTAATGATATTATTATGGAATTACTTCAGTTGACTTGCTGTCATATCATTGATCCTTCAGAGATCAAAAATTATGGAGAAGATCACTGTGGTATAGGGAGGATTAGTGAGCTTAAGGTTCCTATTACACTAGGAGAACTCTGCGATAAAGTAAAGAATAATTTAAATATTTCCACGCTGAGATATTCAGGAAGCGAATCCCAAATTATAAATAAAATAGCAGTTATAAATGGAAGTGGAGAAAGCTATTTTAATTCTGCAAAGCTATTAGGTGTAGAATGTATAATTACTGGAGATACTACTTATCATTATGTAAGTGATTTTCAAGAAGAAGGAATTGCTGTAATTGATGCCGGCCACTTTGAAACAGAATGGCCTGCTATGAGAAAAATAGCAGAGGTTTTAATGCAAAAAATAGAATTTGATGGATTTTGTAATACTGTAATTTTATCAAAAGTAAATAGAAGTCCGTATAAATATAAGTAG
- a CDS encoding HD domain-containing protein, with protein MNRINAILENQKFCRYLQKNFQIEKHREFCKHDICHSLDVARIAYIMVLENNIHIKKENIYAAALLHDIGKWMQYEEGIPHELASAKLAEDILIECGFTEDEIEQILNMILSHRKKETDDLINKIFYSSDKISRNCFRCEAASKCNWSEEKKNYNIKY; from the coding sequence TTGAATAGAATAAACGCTATATTAGAAAATCAGAAATTTTGTAGATATCTACAAAAAAACTTTCAAATAGAAAAGCACCGAGAATTTTGTAAGCATGATATATGTCATTCGTTAGATGTAGCCAGAATAGCTTATATAATGGTATTGGAAAATAATATTCACATAAAAAAGGAAAATATATATGCAGCTGCATTGCTGCATGACATAGGAAAATGGATGCAATATGAGGAGGGTATACCTCATGAATTGGCTAGTGCTAAATTGGCCGAAGATATTTTAATTGAATGTGGTTTTACAGAAGATGAAATAGAACAGATCCTAAATATGATATTAAGTCACAGAAAAAAAGAGACTGATGATTTGATAAATAAGATATTTTATTCAAGTGATAAAATATCTAGAAATTGTTTTAGATGTGAAGCTGCTTCCAAATGCAATTGGTCAGAAGAAAAGAAAAATTATAATATTAAATACTAA
- the folP gene encoding dihydropteroate synthase — protein MSRIMRIGEKDFQIGKRTYIMGILNITPDSFSDGGKFNNIELALERAKQMEIEGADIIDIGGESTRPGYKPITEQEELERIIPVIGTLVKHINIPISVDTYRSKVAERALDVGASFVNDIWGLKKDPRMAFIASHYKVPCCLMHNRDNTNYNNLIEDILNDLKESINIALNAGVDDKNIILDPGIGFGKNYEQNLMVMRNLERFSELGYPVLLGTSRKSIIGNTLKLKVHERLEGTIATTVIGIMKKCAFVRVHDVKENKRAAVMSDIIVR, from the coding sequence ATGAGTAGAATAATGAGGATAGGTGAAAAAGATTTTCAAATAGGTAAAAGAACTTATATAATGGGTATACTTAATATTACCCCAGATTCTTTTTCAGATGGAGGAAAGTTTAATAATATAGAATTAGCTTTAGAACGTGCTAAACAAATGGAAATAGAAGGAGCTGACATAATAGATATAGGTGGAGAATCTACGAGACCGGGTTATAAGCCTATAACTGAACAGGAAGAACTAGAGAGGATTATTCCTGTAATAGGGACATTAGTAAAACACATAAATATACCTATTTCGGTAGATACATATAGATCTAAAGTTGCAGAACGAGCTTTAGATGTAGGAGCATCTTTTGTAAATGATATATGGGGACTTAAAAAAGATCCTCGCATGGCGTTTATCGCATCTCATTATAAGGTTCCGTGTTGTTTAATGCATAATAGAGACAATACAAACTATAATAATTTGATAGAAGATATATTGAATGATTTAAAAGAGAGTATAAATATTGCTTTAAATGCTGGAGTAGATGATAAAAATATAATATTAGATCCTGGAATTGGATTTGGGAAGAACTATGAACAGAATTTAATGGTTATGCGTAATTTAGAAAGGTTTTCTGAACTAGGTTATCCTGTGCTTCTTGGAACCTCAAGAAAATCAATTATAGGAAATACATTAAAGCTTAAAGTACATGAGCGATTGGAAGGAACTATAGCTACCACAGTGATAGGTATAATGAAAAAATGTGCTTTTGTAAGAGTTCATGATGTTAAAGAAAATAAAAGAGCAGCTGTAATGTCAGATATAATAGTTAGATGA
- a CDS encoding tRNA (adenine(22)-N(1))-methyltransferase encodes MEISLRLKTLLNMVDNCQCMADIGTDHGYVPIYLVKNKICRRAIASDINKGPIKKAEFNIKLHKLEDKINCRLGRGLSTIIPGEAEEIVIAGMGGNLIRDIIEEDLEVFKSAKSLILQPMQHSQVLRKYIYNSGFKILDEELCIDENKFYEIIKVKYDEDIKYIDSIFYEVGEVLIKKKHSLVFKFLKNKIDNYNKIILNINKDTKLANKRKVNLLSKIEKLQELIECI; translated from the coding sequence ATGGAAATTAGTTTAAGACTTAAAACTTTATTAAATATGGTGGATAACTGCCAATGTATGGCAGATATAGGAACAGATCATGGCTATGTGCCTATTTATCTAGTAAAGAATAAAATTTGTAGGAGAGCTATAGCTTCTGATATAAATAAAGGACCTATAAAAAAAGCGGAGTTTAATATAAAGCTTCATAAATTGGAAGATAAAATAAACTGCAGATTAGGTAGAGGGCTTTCAACTATAATTCCGGGGGAAGCTGAGGAAATAGTAATTGCAGGTATGGGAGGAAATCTTATAAGGGACATAATAGAAGAAGATCTTGAAGTGTTCAAGAGCGCAAAATCATTAATTCTTCAACCTATGCAGCATTCCCAGGTATTAAGAAAGTATATATATAATAGTGGATTTAAAATATTAGATGAAGAATTGTGTATTGACGAAAATAAATTTTATGAGATAATAAAAGTAAAATATGATGAAGATATTAAATATATAGACAGTATATTTTATGAAGTAGGAGAAGTATTAATAAAAAAGAAACACAGCCTTGTTTTTAAATTTTTAAAGAATAAAATTGACAATTATAATAAGATAATTTTGAATATAAATAAAGATACGAAACTGGCAAATAAAAGAAAAGTAAATTTATTAAGTAAAATAGAAAAATTGCAGGAGCTGATAGAATGTATTTAA